TATTATCGAAATAATTATTATCCAAAGAATAGACTTGCTTTTGCTGGATATCCCATGTAGATAGGATTCTATTGAACTTTGAATGATAAAAGAAGGATAAATTTTATTTTCAGATGACATTTTATACAATTAATTGCTAATATAAGGTTTCAAATATTTTTTTTGGTTTTTGTAAAATCTATATCAAAATTAATAGAAATTGTTAAGAATCAAAGAGCGGCTTAGTTTTTTTAACTTTTTTTAAGATTCTAACTTTAGAATTATCAGGGAGGTTTGTGTATGGTAATAGGGAGGAGTGTGGGCAAAGTAATAACTTACCCTAATTTTGGAGGATGGTTGTCTTGTCTATCGGTTTCGCTTTAGGATATTTTACAAGGAAACCCTAACTTATTTCGAATTCTGAAACTCTTCAAGTTTATTAACCATATTAGTAGAACCAACTATAAAGGGTACACGTTGATGAAGCGATTGAGGTTTAATGTCTAAGATACGTTGAGTTCCATCGGTAGCTTTTCCTCCTGCTTGCTCAGCAAGGAATGCTATTGGATTACACTCGTACATTAAGCGAAGCTTGCCGTTTGGAGCAGCAGAAGTTTGTGGGTAAATAAAAATTCCACCTTTGAGCAGATTCCTATGGAAATCGGCAACCAGTGAACCAATGTAGCGAGCAGAATAGGGTCTATTGGTGGATTTATCAATTTCCTTACAATAGTCTATATAGTCCTTAACCCCCTGTGGGAATGATTTATAATTTCCTTCATTTATTGAATATATGCTTCCATCGCTAGGTGTGCTAATGCTATAGTTTGACAAACAGAACTCTCCTATAGAGGGATCAAGAGTAAACCCATATACTCCATTTCCTGTAGTGTACACGAGCATTGTTGAAGAACCATAAATAACATAACCTGCTGCTACCTGCTTGTCTCCACCTTGAAGAAAATCTGCTATGGTAGGCTTCTCTCCTCGAGGGCTAACTCTTCGATAAATACTAAATATCGTTCCAATTCCAACATTAACATCAATATTTGAAGAGCCATCCAGAGGATCCATACAGAAAATATAGTTACCATCACGGGTAAGATCATCGTCCCAAGTAATAATCTCCTGATCTTCCTCCGATGCAGCACCGCAGCATTCGCTGCTATTTTTAAGAGCCTGAATTAGTTGCCAGTTCGCAAAAAGATCGAGCTTTTTCTGTTCTTCTCCTTGGACGTTTATATCACCTGCAGTGCCAAGAATATCCACAAGTCCAGCCTTATTAACCTTTTTATTGATAACCTTTGCTGCAACTCCCACATGATAAAGTAGTCGGGTGAATTCTCCGGTGGCATAAGGTATGTCCGCTTGCCTTTCAATAATAAACTGGGTAAGTGTTTTAATCTTATATCCTTCCATTTCCGGTATATGAAAAGTGTAATTTCGATAAAGGTAATAATTTTAAGTAATTTGAATATTCATGTGAGTATTTTTTGTAGAGTTAAAACGATTGCGCTTGTAAATTGCATGATTCTTTATTTGATATTTGAATTCTCTACACTATGTTTGTTAAGCATTTCAAAATTGATTTTATGTCATCATCAATGGTAAAAGTATTTAAGTTTGGTGGAGCATCTGTTCGCTCTGCTGAAGGGGTTCGCAATTTAGTCGAAGTAGTAAAAAGGTATACCGAGAACCTTGTAATTGTTGTCTCGGCAATGGGTAAGTCCACCAATGCACTCGAGATAATCCTTGCAAAGTATTTAGAAAACGACCTTTCATATTCCAACGATATAGCCAAACTGAAGAATTTTCATCTCGATATTTTAAAGGAACTATTTAGCAAAACCTTTGATACCGAGAGTCAGAAGATGAATGCCTTATTCTCAGAAATGGAAGAGTTCATCAAGTCAAATAAAAATACCGATTACAATTATTGTTATGATCAGATAGTTTCATACGGCGAATTAATCTCCACTACAATTGTTAGCGCATACCTTAATGGTATGGAAATTAAAAATCAGTGGGTCGATATTCGTACGTGTATAAAATCTGATGCTACTTATCGTGAAGGGAATATAGATTATAAAAAATCGGAAGTGCTTTCTAAAGATACATTTACTTTTAAAAATGATAGAATCTATTTAACTCAAGGATTTATTGCAGGAACACCATTTAGAACAACAACAACCCTTGGGAGGGAGGGCTCTGACTACACTGCGGCTATTCTGGCAAATCTCCTCAATGCACAAGATGTAACCATTTGGAAA
This window of the Bacteroidales bacterium genome carries:
- the fbp gene encoding class 1 fructose-bisphosphatase yields the protein MEGYKIKTLTQFIIERQADIPYATGEFTRLLYHVGVAAKVINKKVNKAGLVDILGTAGDINVQGEEQKKLDLFANWQLIQALKNSSECCGAASEEDQEIITWDDDLTRDGNYIFCMDPLDGSSNIDVNVGIGTIFSIYRRVSPRGEKPTIADFLQGGDKQVAAGYVIYGSSTMLVYTTGNGVYGFTLDPSIGEFCLSNYSISTPSDGSIYSINEGNYKSFPQGVKDYIDYCKEIDKSTNRPYSARYIGSLVADFHRNLLKGGIFIYPQTSAAPNGKLRLMYECNPIAFLAEQAGGKATDGTQRILDIKPQSLHQRVPFIVGSTNMVNKLEEFQNSK
- a CDS encoding aspartate kinase — translated: MVKVFKFGGASVRSAEGVRNLVEVVKRYTENLVIVVSAMGKSTNALEIILAKYLENDLSYSNDIAKLKNFHLDILKELFSKTFDTESQKMNALFSEMEEFIKSNKNTDYNYCYDQIVSYGELISTTIVSAYLNGMEIKNQWVDIRTCIKSDATYREGNIDYKKSEVLSKDTFTFKNDRIYLTQGFIAGTPFRTTTTLGREGSDYTAAILANLLNAQDVTIWKDVEGVLNADPKFFKNTCKLDFVSFQEAIELAYCGAQIIHPKTIKPLQNKKIPLYVKSFIKPEAVGTKILHSDVPLQLPPVLVLKQNQVLISISPKDFSFVIEDSLSQIFALLYKHRVKVNMIHTSAISFSICVDEEKHYLPAAIADLQKDFNVKYNKNLELLTVRHYTTKVIDDQISGRQVYMQQRTRSTARFVMDAIER